In the Bactrocera tryoni isolate S06 unplaced genomic scaffold, CSIRO_BtryS06_freeze2 scaffold_11, whole genome shotgun sequence genome, one interval contains:
- the LOC120779568 gene encoding uncharacterized protein LOC120779568, which yields MQHMVRQEYYVPRLKPQIKKCIFTCKICTMHKQKMRTQIVAALPPERYNFALPFTTTGVDFTGPFSAVHLELCSNLTTEAFLAAFACFVARRGYPSKIMSDFGKTFIGAQQATEKQLVDFLKQVSPDIVQKYAPQGISWHFIPPSAPHMGVLWE from the exons atgcaacatatggtacgccaaGAGTATTATGttccccgtcttaagccgcaaatcaagaagtgcatcttcacgtgcaagatttgcactatgcacaaacaGAAGATGCGAACACAGATtgtggcagcacttccacctgaacgctacaatttcgctctgccttttaccacaacaggtgttgattttacTGGGCCTTTCTCG gcagtacatctggagctatgtagtaatctgacAACAGAggcgtttctcgcggcatttgcttgcttcgtcgctcgacgtggttacccatccaaaatcatgagcgattTTGGCAAAACTTTCATTGGAGCTCAACAAGCCACAGAAAAGCAActtgtggatttcttaaaacAAGTGTCACCCGACATCGTACAGAAGTACGCCCCACAAGGTATCAGTTGGCAttttatacccccaagcgctccgCATATGGGCGTTTTATGGGAATga